The genome window AGTTTGGCCCTGCTGAACAACAGCTACGGCCTGATCAGCAACAACAACGCCACGGGCATGGGCGACGGGGACAACCTGTTCTTGGATGGCAGCGGCGACCTGAATCTCGTTGACGATAACTTCAATGCTGGTGCCCACCGCAACAAGCTGTTCAACCCGTTCGGTGTGTATTCAAGCGCGACCTATGGATCGAACATCTACAGCTTCGCTGGCTTTGACGTGGATTACGACCACGCTTGGAAAGTAGACGAAAACCGCTTGTTCCTGACCCGCTTGAACAGCCTGGCCTGGGTCAATGCTGCCGGGACGGCGATCACCAGCATCGGTGGTTACGGCGCAAGCACCGATGGGACCCTGATCCAAATCCGTGGCATCACGGCGGCCCGAGTGGTGCCCGAACCGGGTTCCTTCATCGCTCTCGGACTCGGCGGGCTGGCTCTGATTCGCAGCCGCAAGAAAGCCTGATCCCGGTCAGTGTGAGTTCATAGCACGAGAAAGTCGCGGGGCCGTTGAAACGGCTCCGCGATTTTTTGTGCCAACACCTGCGCCTCGGGACGCGTTATTATAAGACTGATGAGTACCGAAACCTCTGATATGCCCGGGCCGACAAAGCCCGTTTCCCAACACGAATGGCTCAAGAACCTGCTTGGTGAATGGACCACTTCCATGACCATGGTGATGGGGCCTGACCAACCCGAGATGCACGGCGAAGGCACCGAATCGGTGACGAGCTTCGGCGGACTGTGGGCGCACGCGCACGGAAAATCCACCATGCCCGACGGCGATGTGATGGAATATTACATGGCGCTGGGCTACGATGTGACCTTCGGCGAGTACCGCGGCGCGTGGTATGCCAACGTGAGCAGCCACCTGTGGAAGTACACCGGCGAGCTCAGTGCCGACGGCCGCACCATGACCTTGAACTGCGAAGGCCCCGACATGATGAGCGACGAGCCGGGCAAGACCGCCAAGTATCGCGACGTGCACGAACTGGTGGACGCCAACACGCGCACCATGACCTCGTTTGGCGAAATGCCCGACGGCAGCTGGGTTCAGTTCAACAAAACGACCTACACGCGTAAGGCCTAGGCTTCGGCCAGCGGCTTCAGGCGGTTCAGCGCCTCACCCCAGGCGCGGCGGAGACCATCGGCTTCTTCCCGCGTCTGGATTCGGCTTGTCATGACATTCATCATGGTTTTGCCTTTAGCGTCTTGAAACTGAACGTCCACCACCATCGGCGCGGTGCAGCCCGGGTGACTCCAAGTAAATCGCAAGTCCTTGTCCGGGCGGATCCGTGTGAAGGTGCCTTCGCAGCCGCCTTGGCAGCTGATCTTCCCGCCCTCGGTGACATCCTGCTTGGGGTTATCGCCGAAGATTTCGGAAAAGTTGGCGATGTAAGCGGCGTAGGTTTTTGCCGGCGGGGCGGCGATGTTCTTGGTGCAGCAGATCGAATAGCCTTCGTACAGCCCATCCTTCTTACGGATGTCGTGGCGCTTTTCGTAGTTGACGTAGACCGTCGTTAGCCACCAAGAGGTGTCGTTCGTGCCCTTGCCCAGCGCCTTTTCCGCCTCGCCATACATGGCGTGGATGCTGTCGCGGCGCCCGAGTTTGAGGCCGTCAATCCCATCGAGGTAGGCATACCATGCATCGGGAGTTCGGCCGGTCGCGGCTTGGCAGCTGGCATCGGTGAGTTCCAGGTCGGGTGTGTTTTGAACGATCATTGTTCGAATGATACCGAGATCACTGTTGGATGGTTCCACTCAGGAAGGTTCGCGCTTGTCCGGTGAGAAGCA of Chthonomonas sp. contains these proteins:
- a CDS encoding SRPBCC domain-containing protein; this translates as MIVQNTPDLELTDASCQAATGRTPDAWYAYLDGIDGLKLGRRDSIHAMYGEAEKALGKGTNDTSWWLTTVYVNYEKRHDIRKKDGLYEGYSICCTKNIAAPPAKTYAAYIANFSEIFGDNPKQDVTEGGKISCQGGCEGTFTRIRPDKDLRFTWSHPGCTAPMVVDVQFQDAKGKTMMNVMTSRIQTREEADGLRRAWGEALNRLKPLAEA
- a CDS encoding DUF1579 domain-containing protein translates to MSTETSDMPGPTKPVSQHEWLKNLLGEWTTSMTMVMGPDQPEMHGEGTESVTSFGGLWAHAHGKSTMPDGDVMEYYMALGYDVTFGEYRGAWYANVSSHLWKYTGELSADGRTMTLNCEGPDMMSDEPGKTAKYRDVHELVDANTRTMTSFGEMPDGSWVQFNKTTYTRKA
- a CDS encoding PEP-CTERM sorting domain-containing protein (PEP-CTERM proteins occur, often in large numbers, in the proteomes of bacteria that also encode an exosortase, a predicted intramembrane cysteine proteinase. The presence of a PEP-CTERM domain at a protein's C-terminus predicts cleavage within the sorting domain, followed by covalent anchoring to some some component of the (usually Gram-negative) cell surface. Many PEP-CTERM proteins exhibit an unusual sequence composition that includes large numbers of potential glycosylation sites. Expression of one such protein has been shown restore the ability of a bacterium to form floc, a type of biofilm.) — protein: MKTRTILAAALLSMTVFASADDLYGVSHGSNNIDTFYKINTTTGAATAQFTFSGNNSINTSGLTYNPVTQRFLTVQTLSAFSSQLVEINPFSNTATVVSTGIPSAFFEGIEWSGGHGGLVVSHGPGGFFSGSLALLNNSYGLISNNNATGMGDGDNLFLDGSGDLNLVDDNFNAGAHRNKLFNPFGVYSSATYGSNIYSFAGFDVDYDHAWKVDENRLFLTRLNSLAWVNAAGTAITSIGGYGASTDGTLIQIRGITAARVVPEPGSFIALGLGGLALIRSRKKA